The Bos mutus isolate GX-2022 chromosome 7, NWIPB_WYAK_1.1, whole genome shotgun sequence genome window below encodes:
- the HSD11B1L gene encoding hydroxysteroid 11-beta-dehydrogenase 1-like protein isoform X2, translating to MKVLLLMGLGALFFAYYWDDNFDPASLHGARVLLTGVSAGIGEELAYHYARLGSHLVLTAHTEALLQQVVGNCRKLGAPKVFYIAADMASPEVPERVVQFALDKLGGLDYLVLNHLGAAPAGTRVRSSQSTRWLMQAFTPSPSGLGFLLRPVTRSRHLQMNFLSYVQLTSSALPSLTDSKGSLVVVSSLLGRVPTSFSSPYSAAKFALDSFFSSLRRELDVQEVNVAITMCVLGLRDRASAAEGVRGITRVRAAPGPKAALAVIRGGATRASGVFYPWRFHLLCLLRSWMPHSRAWFVRQELNITTPAAA from the exons ATGAAGGTGCTGCTCCTTATGGGGCTGGGAGCCCTGTTCTTTGCCTATTACTGGGATGACAACTTTGACCCAG CCAGCCTCCACGGAGCCCGTGTGCTACTGACCGGAGTCAGTGCCGGCATAGGGGAAGAGCTGGCGTATCACTACGCGCGCCTGGGCTCCCACCTCGTGCTCACTGCCCACACCGAAGCTCTGCTGCAGCAG GTGGTAGGGAACTGCCGGAAGCTGGGCGCTCCCAAGGTCTTCTACATCGCTGCGGACATGGCCTCCCCTGAGGTGCCCGAGCGCGTGGTGCAGTTTGCGCTGGACAAGCTgg GGGGGCTGGACTACCTGGTGCTGAACCACCTCGGCGCCGCCCCAGCAGGCACGAGGGTCCGCAGCTCCCAGTCGACACGTTGGCTCATGCAG GCCTTCACCCCTTCCCCGTCTGGGCTTGGATTCCTCCTCCGCCCGGTGACTCGCAGTCGCCACCTCCAGATGAACTTCCTAAGTTACGTGCAATTGACTTCTTCGGCGCTGCCAAGCCTGACTGACAGCAAGGGCTCCCTGGTGGTGGTGTCCTCATTGCTCG GCCGGGtgcccacttccttctccagcccctACTCGGCAGCCAAGTTCGCGCTGGACAGCTTCTTCAGTTCTCTCCGGCGGGAGCTGGACGTGCAGGAAGTGAACGTGGCCATTACCATGTGCGTTCTGGGTCTCCGAGATCGTGCCTCAGCCGCCGAAGGAGTCAG GGGCATCACGAGGGTCAGGGCCGCTCCAGGGCCCAAGGCAGCCCTGGCCGTAATCCGCGGAGGCGCCACGCGTGCCTCTGGGGTCTTCTACCCGTGGCGCTTCCACCTGCTCTGCCTGCTCCGCAGTTGGATGCCACACTCAAGGGCCTGGTTCGTCCGCCAGGAGCTCAATATAACGACGCCCGCTGCTGCCTGA
- the HSD11B1L gene encoding hydroxysteroid 11-beta-dehydrogenase 1-like protein isoform X5: MQAFTPSPSGLGFLLRPVTRSRHLQMNFLSYVQLTSSALPSLTDSKGSLVVVSSLLGRVPTSFSSPYSAAKFALDSFFSSLRRELDVQEVNVAITMCVLGLRDRASAAEGVRGITRVRAAPGPKAALAVIRGGATRASGVFYPWRFHLLCLLRSWMPHSRAWFVRQELNITTPAAA; this comes from the exons ATGCAG GCCTTCACCCCTTCCCCGTCTGGGCTTGGATTCCTCCTCCGCCCGGTGACTCGCAGTCGCCACCTCCAGATGAACTTCCTAAGTTACGTGCAATTGACTTCTTCGGCGCTGCCAAGCCTGACTGACAGCAAGGGCTCCCTGGTGGTGGTGTCCTCATTGCTCG GCCGGGtgcccacttccttctccagcccctACTCGGCAGCCAAGTTCGCGCTGGACAGCTTCTTCAGTTCTCTCCGGCGGGAGCTGGACGTGCAGGAAGTGAACGTGGCCATTACCATGTGCGTTCTGGGTCTCCGAGATCGTGCCTCAGCCGCCGAAGGAGTCAG GGGCATCACGAGGGTCAGGGCCGCTCCAGGGCCCAAGGCAGCCCTGGCCGTAATCCGCGGAGGCGCCACGCGTGCCTCTGGGGTCTTCTACCCGTGGCGCTTCCACCTGCTCTGCCTGCTCCGCAGTTGGATGCCACACTCAAGGGCCTGGTTCGTCCGCCAGGAGCTCAATATAACGACGCCCGCTGCTGCCTGA
- the HSD11B1L gene encoding hydroxysteroid 11-beta-dehydrogenase 1-like protein isoform X3 has protein sequence MKVLLLMGLGALFFAYYWDDNFDPASLHGARVLLTGVSAGIGEELAYHYARLGSHLVLTAHTEALLQQVVGNCRKLGAPKVFYIAADMASPEVPERVVQFALDKLGGLDYLVLNHLGAAPAGTRVRSSQSTRWLMQMNFLSYVQLTSSALPSLTDSKGSLVVVSSLLGRVPTSFSSPYSAAKFALDSFFSSLRRELDVQEVNVAITMCVLGLRDRASAAEGVRGITRVRAAPGPKAALAVIRGGATRASGVFYPWRFHLLCLLRSWMPHSRAWFVRQELNITTPAAA, from the exons ATGAAGGTGCTGCTCCTTATGGGGCTGGGAGCCCTGTTCTTTGCCTATTACTGGGATGACAACTTTGACCCAG CCAGCCTCCACGGAGCCCGTGTGCTACTGACCGGAGTCAGTGCCGGCATAGGGGAAGAGCTGGCGTATCACTACGCGCGCCTGGGCTCCCACCTCGTGCTCACTGCCCACACCGAAGCTCTGCTGCAGCAG GTGGTAGGGAACTGCCGGAAGCTGGGCGCTCCCAAGGTCTTCTACATCGCTGCGGACATGGCCTCCCCTGAGGTGCCCGAGCGCGTGGTGCAGTTTGCGCTGGACAAGCTgg GGGGGCTGGACTACCTGGTGCTGAACCACCTCGGCGCCGCCCCAGCAGGCACGAGGGTCCGCAGCTCCCAGTCGACACGTTGGCTCATGCAG ATGAACTTCCTAAGTTACGTGCAATTGACTTCTTCGGCGCTGCCAAGCCTGACTGACAGCAAGGGCTCCCTGGTGGTGGTGTCCTCATTGCTCG GCCGGGtgcccacttccttctccagcccctACTCGGCAGCCAAGTTCGCGCTGGACAGCTTCTTCAGTTCTCTCCGGCGGGAGCTGGACGTGCAGGAAGTGAACGTGGCCATTACCATGTGCGTTCTGGGTCTCCGAGATCGTGCCTCAGCCGCCGAAGGAGTCAG GGGCATCACGAGGGTCAGGGCCGCTCCAGGGCCCAAGGCAGCCCTGGCCGTAATCCGCGGAGGCGCCACGCGTGCCTCTGGGGTCTTCTACCCGTGGCGCTTCCACCTGCTCTGCCTGCTCCGCAGTTGGATGCCACACTCAAGGGCCTGGTTCGTCCGCCAGGAGCTCAATATAACGACGCCCGCTGCTGCCTGA
- the HSD11B1L gene encoding hydroxysteroid 11-beta-dehydrogenase 1-like protein isoform X1 — translation MKVLLLMGLGALFFAYYWDDNFDPASLHGARVLLTGVSAGIGEELAYHYARLGSHLVLTAHTEALLQQVVGNCRKLGAPKVFYIAADMASPEVPERVVQFALDKLGGLDYLVLNHLGAAPAGTRVRSSQSTRWLMQAPPSWPWLRSPANAPTLSSERSPSPQAPPLPTKAFTPSPSGLGFLLRPVTRSRHLQMNFLSYVQLTSSALPSLTDSKGSLVVVSSLLGRVPTSFSSPYSAAKFALDSFFSSLRRELDVQEVNVAITMCVLGLRDRASAAEGVRGITRVRAAPGPKAALAVIRGGATRASGVFYPWRFHLLCLLRSWMPHSRAWFVRQELNITTPAAA, via the exons ATGAAGGTGCTGCTCCTTATGGGGCTGGGAGCCCTGTTCTTTGCCTATTACTGGGATGACAACTTTGACCCAG CCAGCCTCCACGGAGCCCGTGTGCTACTGACCGGAGTCAGTGCCGGCATAGGGGAAGAGCTGGCGTATCACTACGCGCGCCTGGGCTCCCACCTCGTGCTCACTGCCCACACCGAAGCTCTGCTGCAGCAG GTGGTAGGGAACTGCCGGAAGCTGGGCGCTCCCAAGGTCTTCTACATCGCTGCGGACATGGCCTCCCCTGAGGTGCCCGAGCGCGTGGTGCAGTTTGCGCTGGACAAGCTgg GGGGGCTGGACTACCTGGTGCTGAACCACCTCGGCGCCGCCCCAGCAGGCACGAGGGTCCGCAGCTCCCAGTCGACACGTTGGCTCATGCAG GCTCCGCCCTCTTGGCCTTGGCTCCGTTCCCCGGCCAATGCTCCCACACTCTCATCGGAGCGCAGTCCCAGTCCTCAAGCCCCGCCCCTACCTACCAAGGCCTTCACCCCTTCCCCGTCTGGGCTTGGATTCCTCCTCCGCCCGGTGACTCGCAGTCGCCACCTCCAGATGAACTTCCTAAGTTACGTGCAATTGACTTCTTCGGCGCTGCCAAGCCTGACTGACAGCAAGGGCTCCCTGGTGGTGGTGTCCTCATTGCTCG GCCGGGtgcccacttccttctccagcccctACTCGGCAGCCAAGTTCGCGCTGGACAGCTTCTTCAGTTCTCTCCGGCGGGAGCTGGACGTGCAGGAAGTGAACGTGGCCATTACCATGTGCGTTCTGGGTCTCCGAGATCGTGCCTCAGCCGCCGAAGGAGTCAG GGGCATCACGAGGGTCAGGGCCGCTCCAGGGCCCAAGGCAGCCCTGGCCGTAATCCGCGGAGGCGCCACGCGTGCCTCTGGGGTCTTCTACCCGTGGCGCTTCCACCTGCTCTGCCTGCTCCGCAGTTGGATGCCACACTCAAGGGCCTGGTTCGTCCGCCAGGAGCTCAATATAACGACGCCCGCTGCTGCCTGA
- the HSD11B1L gene encoding hydroxysteroid 11-beta-dehydrogenase 1-like protein isoform X6 encodes MQMNFLSYVQLTSSALPSLTDSKGSLVVVSSLLGRVPTSFSSPYSAAKFALDSFFSSLRRELDVQEVNVAITMCVLGLRDRASAAEGVRGITRVRAAPGPKAALAVIRGGATRASGVFYPWRFHLLCLLRSWMPHSRAWFVRQELNITTPAAA; translated from the exons ATGCAG ATGAACTTCCTAAGTTACGTGCAATTGACTTCTTCGGCGCTGCCAAGCCTGACTGACAGCAAGGGCTCCCTGGTGGTGGTGTCCTCATTGCTCG GCCGGGtgcccacttccttctccagcccctACTCGGCAGCCAAGTTCGCGCTGGACAGCTTCTTCAGTTCTCTCCGGCGGGAGCTGGACGTGCAGGAAGTGAACGTGGCCATTACCATGTGCGTTCTGGGTCTCCGAGATCGTGCCTCAGCCGCCGAAGGAGTCAG GGGCATCACGAGGGTCAGGGCCGCTCCAGGGCCCAAGGCAGCCCTGGCCGTAATCCGCGGAGGCGCCACGCGTGCCTCTGGGGTCTTCTACCCGTGGCGCTTCCACCTGCTCTGCCTGCTCCGCAGTTGGATGCCACACTCAAGGGCCTGGTTCGTCCGCCAGGAGCTCAATATAACGACGCCCGCTGCTGCCTGA
- the LONP1 gene encoding lon protease homolog, mitochondrial — MAGGTGCVRLWGAARCWTLRRPLLAAAGGRVPTAARAWLPRGRRACDASPPWALWGQSPAAAGHWRGLWEANNRSGGGAFSGGEDASEGGAEDGASGVGGSAGGGEGPVITALTPMMIPDVFPHLPLIAVTRNPVFPRFIKIVEVKNKKLVELLRRKVRLAQPYAGVFLKKDDNNESDVVENLDEIYHTGTFVQIHEMQDLGDKLRMIVMGHRRVHINRQLEVEPEEPEGENKQKLRKKPKRGKKEAEEDGATKRPLEVVVGPGPSPAGEVLMVEVENVAHEDFQVTEEVKALTAEIVKTIRDIIALNPLYRESVLQMMQAGHRVVDNPIYLSDMGAALTGAESHELQEVLEETNIPKRLYKALSLLKKEFELSKLQQRLGREVEEKIKQTHRKYLLQEQLKIIKKELGLEKDDKDAIEEKFRERLKELVVPKHVMDVVDEELSKLGLLDNHSSEFNVTRNYLDWLTSIPWGKHSDENLDLARAQAVLEEDHYGMEDVKKRILEFIAVSQLRGSTQGKILCFYGPPGVGKTSIARSIARALNREYFRFSVGGMTDVAEIKGHRRTYVGAMPGKIIQCLKKTKTENPLVLIDEVDKIGRGYQGDPSSALLELLDPEQNANFLDHYLDVPVDLSKVLFICTANITETIPEPLRDRMEMINVSGYVAQEKLAIAERYLVPQARALCGLDESKAKLSSDVLTLLIKQYCRESGVRNLQKQVEKVLRKSAYKIVSGEAEFVEVTPENLQDFVGKPVFTVERMYDVTPPGVVMGLAWTAMGGSTLFVETSLRRPRDRDSDKGDKDGSLEVTGQLGEVMKESARIAYTFARAFLMQHDSANKFLVTSHIHLHVPEGATPKDGPSAGCTIVTALLSLALDRPVRQNLAMTGEVSLTGKVLPVGGIKEKTIAAKRAGVTCIVLPAENKKDFYDLAAFITEGLEVHFVEHYREIFDIAFPEERAEALAVER, encoded by the exons ATGGCGGGGGGCACAGGCTGTGTGCGGCTGTGGGGAGCTGCAAGGTGTTGGACGCTTCGGCGGCCGCTACTGGCCGCCGCCGGGGGGCGGGTCCCGACTGCGGCCAGAGCTTGGTTGCCCAGAGGCCGGAGGGCCTGCGACGCTTCGCCTCCCTGGGCGCTGTGGGGCCAAAGCCCCGCGGCCGCGGGCCACTGGCGGGGACTTTGGGAGGCGAACAACCGCAGCGGCGGCGGCGCCTTCTCGGGAGGCGAGGATGCATCCGAGGGCGGCGCCGAGGACGGGGCCTCGGGCGTGGGAGGCAGCGCGGGCGGCGGGGAGGGCCCTGTCATAACGGCGCTGACGCCGATGATGATCCCGGACGTATTCCCGCACCTGCCGCTCATCGCCGTTACTCGCAACCCAGTGTTCCCGCGCTTTATCAAGATTGTTGAG GTTAAAAATAAGAAGCTGGTTGAGCTGCTAAGAAGGAAAGTCCGCCTTGCCCAGCCGTATGCTGGCGTCTTTCTAAAGAAAGATGACAA CAATGAGTCTGACGTGGTCGAGAACCTGGATGAGATCTACCACACGGGGACGTTCGTGCAGATCCACGAAATGCAGGACCTGGGGGACAAGCTGCGCATGATCGTCATGGGACACCGGAG ggTTCACATCAACCGACAGCTGGAGGTGGAGCCTGAGGAGCCCGAGGGTGAGAACAAGCAGAAGCTGCGCAAGAAGCCCAAGCGGGGcaagaaagaggcagaagaggACGGGGCCACCAAGCGGCcactggaggtggtggtggggcctGGTCCCAGCCCCGCCGGCGAGGTGCTCATGGTGGAGGTGGAGAATGTGGCCCACGAGGACTTCCAGGTCACGGAGGAGGTGAAG GCGCTGACTGCGGAGATCGTGAAGACCATCAGGGACATCATCGCCTTGAACCCACTCTACAG GGAGTCAGTGCTGCAGATGATGCAGGCCGGCCACAGGGTGGTGGACAACCCCATCTACCTGAGCGACATGGGCGCAGCGCTGACGGGGGCCGAGTCCCACGAGCTGCAGGAAGTCCTGGAGGAGACCAAC ATTCCAAAGCGGCTGTATAAGGCCCTGTCCCTTCTCAAGAAGGAGTTTGAACTGAGCAAGCTGCAGCAGCGCCTGGGCCGGGAG GTGGAGGAGAAGATCAAGCAGACACACCGCAAGTACCTGCTGCAGGAGCAGCTGAAGATCATCAAGAAGGAGCTAGGCCTGGAGAAGGATGACAAGGACGCCATCGAGGAGAAGTTCCGTGAGCGGCTCAAGGAGCTCGTGGTCCCCAAGCATGTCATGGACGTGGTGGACGAGGAGCTGAGCAAGCTGGGCCTGCTGGACAACCATTCCTCCGAGTTCAA CGTCACCCGCAACTACTTGGACTGGCTGACGTCCATCCCGTGGGGCAAGCACAGCGACGAGAACCTAGATCTGGCGCGGGCCCAGGCGGTGCTGGAGGAGGACCACTACGGCATGGAGGACGTCAAGAAGCGCATCCTG GAGTTCATTGCCGTCAGCCAGCTCCGGGGTTCCACCCAAGGCAAGATCCTCTGCTTCTATGGCCCCCCGGGCGTGGGCAAGACCAGCATCGCCCGCTCCATCGCCCGTGCCCTGAACCGGGAGTACTTCCGCTTCAGTGTTGGAGGCATGACAGATGTGGCTGAGATCAAGGGGCACAG GCGGACGTACGTGGGTGCCATGCCGGGCAAGATCATCCAGTGTCTGAAGAAGACGAAGACGGAGAACCCCCTGGTCCTGATAGACGAG GTGGACAAGATCGGCCGGGGCTACCAGGGCGACCCCTCATCTGCACTGCTTGAGCTGCTGGACCCTGAGCAGAATGCAAACTTCCTGGACCACTACCTGGACGTGCCCGTGGACTTGTCCAAG GTGCTGTTCATCTGCACGGCCAACATCACCGAGACCATCCCCGAGCCACTGCGGGACCGCATGGAGATGATCAACGTGTCAGGCTACGTGGCCCAGGAGAAGCTCGCCATTGCTGAG CGGTACCTGGTTCCTCAGGCCCGTGCCCTCTGTGGCCTGGACGAGAGCAAGGCCAAGCTGTCGTCCGACGTGCTGACCCTCCTCATCAAGCAGTACTGCCGGGAGAGCGGTGTCCGCAATCTGCAGAAGCAGGTGGAGAAG GTGTTACGGAAGTCTGCCTACAAGATTGTCAGCGGTGAGGCTGAGTTCGTGGAGGTGACGCCCGAGAACCTGCAGGACTTCGTGGGGAAGCCGGTGTTCACAGTGGAGCGCATGTATGACGTGACACCGCCTGGCGTGGTCATGGGCCTGGCCTGGACGGCCATGG GAGGCTCCACGCTGTTTGTTGAGACGTCCCTGAGACGGCCGAGGGACAGAGACAGTGACAAGGGGGACAAGGATGGGAGCCTGGAGGTGACCGGCCAGCTGGGGGAGGTGATGAAGGAGAGCGCCCGCATAGCCTACACTTTCGCCAGGGCCTTCCTGATGCAGCACGACTCCGCCAACAAGTTCCTGGTGACCTCGCACATCCACTTGCACGTGCCTGAG GGTGCCACCCCCAAGGACGGCCCGAGTGCCGGCTGCACCATCGTCACGGCCCTGCTCTCCCTGGCTTTGGACCGGCCAGTGCGGCAGAACCTGGCCATGACGGGCGAGGTCTCCCTCACAGGCAAAGTGTTGCCTGTGGGCGGCATCAAGGAGAAGACCATCGCG gccaAACGTGCTGGGGTGACCTGCATCGTCCTGCCAGCTGAGAACAAGAAGGACTTCTATGACCTGGCTGCCTTCATCACCGAGGGCCTAGAGGTGCACTTCGTGGAGCACTACCGTGAGATCTTTGACATCGCCTTTCCGGAGGAAAGGGCCGAGGCCCTGGCAGTGGAGCGGTGA
- the RPL36 gene encoding LOW QUALITY PROTEIN: large ribosomal subunit protein eL36 (The sequence of the model RefSeq protein was modified relative to this genomic sequence to represent the inferred CDS: inserted 2 bases in 1 codon) gives MALRYPMAVGLNKGXKVTKNVGKPRHSRRRGRLTKHTKFVRDMIREVCGFAPYERRAMELLKVSKDKRALKFIKKRVGTHIRAKRKREELSNVLAAMRKAAAKKD, from the exons ATGGCTCTGCGCTACCCCATGGCCGTGGGCCTCAACAAGGG CAAGGTGACCAAGAACGTGGGCAAGCCGAGGCACAGCCGCCGCCGCGGG CGTCTCACCAAACACACCAAATTCGTGCGGGACATGATCCGGGAGGTGTGTGGCTTCGCCCCTTACGAGCGACGAGCCATGGAGCTGCTCAAGGTCTCCAAGGACAAGCGGGCCCTCAAGTTCATCAAGAAAAGG GTGGGGACACATATCCGCgcgaagaggaagagagaggagctgAGCAACGTCTTGGCCGCCATGAGGAAAGCGGCAGCCAAGAAGGACTGA
- the HSD11B1L gene encoding hydroxysteroid 11-beta-dehydrogenase 1-like protein isoform X4, with product MQAPPSWPWLRSPANAPTLSSERSPSPQAPPLPTKAFTPSPSGLGFLLRPVTRSRHLQMNFLSYVQLTSSALPSLTDSKGSLVVVSSLLGRVPTSFSSPYSAAKFALDSFFSSLRRELDVQEVNVAITMCVLGLRDRASAAEGVRGITRVRAAPGPKAALAVIRGGATRASGVFYPWRFHLLCLLRSWMPHSRAWFVRQELNITTPAAA from the exons ATGCAG GCTCCGCCCTCTTGGCCTTGGCTCCGTTCCCCGGCCAATGCTCCCACACTCTCATCGGAGCGCAGTCCCAGTCCTCAAGCCCCGCCCCTACCTACCAAGGCCTTCACCCCTTCCCCGTCTGGGCTTGGATTCCTCCTCCGCCCGGTGACTCGCAGTCGCCACCTCCAGATGAACTTCCTAAGTTACGTGCAATTGACTTCTTCGGCGCTGCCAAGCCTGACTGACAGCAAGGGCTCCCTGGTGGTGGTGTCCTCATTGCTCG GCCGGGtgcccacttccttctccagcccctACTCGGCAGCCAAGTTCGCGCTGGACAGCTTCTTCAGTTCTCTCCGGCGGGAGCTGGACGTGCAGGAAGTGAACGTGGCCATTACCATGTGCGTTCTGGGTCTCCGAGATCGTGCCTCAGCCGCCGAAGGAGTCAG GGGCATCACGAGGGTCAGGGCCGCTCCAGGGCCCAAGGCAGCCCTGGCCGTAATCCGCGGAGGCGCCACGCGTGCCTCTGGGGTCTTCTACCCGTGGCGCTTCCACCTGCTCTGCCTGCTCCGCAGTTGGATGCCACACTCAAGGGCCTGGTTCGTCCGCCAGGAGCTCAATATAACGACGCCCGCTGCTGCCTGA
- the MICOS13 gene encoding LOW QUALITY PROTEIN: MICOS complex subunit MIC13 (The sequence of the model RefSeq protein was modified relative to this genomic sequence to represent the inferred CDS: inserted 1 base in 1 codon): protein MVPRVWSLMRFLIKGSVAXGAVYLVYDQELLGSSDKSQAVLQKAEEVVPNAVYQFSQYVCEQTGLKLPQLPAPPKFNFHIRDSWNSGIITMMSALSVAPSKAWEYSKQGWEYLKEQTK from the exons ATGGTACCCCGAGTTTGGTCGCTGATGAG GTTCCTCATCAAGGGCAGTGTGG GGGGTGCTGTCTACCTCGTGTACGACCAAGAGCTGCTGGGGTCCAGTGACAAGAGTCAGGCGGTCCTTCAGAAAGCCGAGGAGGTGGTCCCCAATGCCGTGTACCAGTTCAGCCAGTATGTGTGTGAGCAGACAGGCCTGAAGTTACCACAG ctcccagcccctccAAAGTTTAACTTTCACATCCGCGACTCTTGGAATTCAG GCATCATCACCATGATGTCAGCCCTGTCCGTGGCCCCCTCCAAGGCCTGGGAGTACTCCAAGCAGGGCTGGGAATACCTGAAGGAGCAAACCAAGTAG